The following nucleotide sequence is from Brachyspira suanatina.
CTACTGAAATCAGAGCTGCTTTGAAAAACGATGTAAACAATAAATCTTCTATTGTAAGCAGAGTTTATGGTCTTGGCGGTACTGAATTTACTCTTGAAAAAGCTAAAGAATTATTTGAATTAGGTTTAAAAGAATTAGCTAACCCTGGTTCTGTTGAAAAACATTCTTACTTAGAGCAATATATGGGTCATGCTGGTGTTGAAATGAAACCTATACATGAACATCTTACTTTAGAGAGCCAAAAATCTGGTATAACTGTTACTATGAACGAACAAACTCATAAACTTGAAGTTAAAGTTCCACCTCTTAGAGAATTAACTGGTAAAGCTTATCGTTATGCTCAAGGTCATGGTGCTTGTAACGGTTGTGGTATCTTCTCTGGTATCAATACTTTCATGAAAGGTATCGAAGGTGAGGTTGTTCTTTTAGTACATACTGGTTGTTCTATGGTTGTTACTACTGGTTATCCTTACAGCTCTTATAGAACTACTTATGTTCACAACTTATTCCAAAACGGTGCTGCTACTCTTTCTGGTGTTGTTGAAATGTATCATGAAAGAAAAAGAAGAGGAGAAATTCAAGGACCTGAAGATCCTACTTTCATAATGGTTACTGGTGACGGTGGTCATGATATAGGTATGGGACCTTCTATTGGTGCTGCTATTAGAAATCACAAAATGATTATATTAGAATATGATAATGAAGGATACATGAACACTGGTAACCAATTATCATTCTCTACTCCTATAGGACATAGAACTTCTACTTCTAACGTTGGTAAAGCTGAAGTTGGTAAACAGTTTAACCACAAAGATGTTGCTCAGATTTTTGCTGGTTGTCATATACCTTATGTTGCTACTGGCTGTGAATCTTATCCTTTAGATTTGATTAAGAAAGCTGCTAAAGCTCAGTGGTATGCTAATCATCATGGTACTGCTTTTGTTAAACTTCTTATCGCTTGTCCATTGAACTGGAAATCTCCTGATGATATGGGTAAAGATGTTATTAAAGCTGCTGTTGATTGCTGCTTCTTCCCATTATATGAAGTTGAACATGGTATTACTACTATTACTACTATGATAGCTGATGATAAAAAATTACCTGTTACTGAATGGTTGAAAATGATGGGTAAAACTAAACACCTTCTTAAACATCAAGACTTACTTGACTCTTTCCAAAAAGAAGTTGACAGAAGATGGACTAGAATCAAAGCTATGCATGAAAGTCCTGTTCTATAATAAGTTAATAGCTTAAAATAAAGATGACGGTTGTTTATCTGATAGGGTAGGCAGCCGTTATTTTTGTTTTTAAGCTTTATTATGAATCCATCCCATTACTATTTTCAATGTAAATAAAAATTTGAACTTCATTTTTCTTAATTACTTAATCTGAAAATATAGCTCCTACTAGATTTATTTAAATTTGCTGTATACTAAGCCGCACGCAGAACAAAATTATAAATATTGATTGATTAAAAATAAAATTTTGATTATAAAAAATAGCCAATTAACCGTGCGTTAAATAGGTTTTCAAATTTAAATAACACTTGGGCGGGTGCTAACATTTCTAATAAAACAATAAAGTTAATTTAAGTTAAAATGTGTAGATTAAGCAGAAAATTTTAAAGGGCGGGGTATTTAAATAAATTCAAAAATTATGTATTGAATTATTAAATAATTTTGGTAACATATAGGTATTATTTTTAAGGACTATTATATGAAAACTTATGAGAGATTTATAAAATATACATCTTTTAATACTACTTCAAACAGCAGAAATGAGAATCAAACACCAAGTACAGAAGGACAAAGAGTATTCGCTGAATATTTAGTAAATGAATTAAAAACAATGGGTATTGATAATGCTTATATAGATGATAAATCTTTTGTATATGCTTCGATACCTGCATCTAAAGGAAAAGAGGATAAGCCTAAATTAGGATTCATTGCACATTTAGATACCAATGAAGATGCACCGGGAGAAAATATAAAAACTAATATTATTAAAAATTATGACGGTAAAGATATTGTTTTAAATAAGGAAAAAAATATAGTTTTAAGCAGTAAAAAGTTTGATAATTTAAATAAATACATAGGCAATGATTTAATAGTAACAGACGGAACTACTCTTTTGGGTGCTGATGATAAGGCTGGTATTGCAGAAATTATGACTATGGCTGAAATTCTAATGAATGATAAAACAATAGAGCATGGAGAAATAAAAATAGCTTTCACTCCTGATGAGGAAATAGGAGAAGGTATTGAATACTTTGATATTGAAAAGTTTAATGCAGATTTTGCTTATACTATAGACGGCGGAGAGATTGGAGAAATAGAGTATGAGAATTTTAATGCCGCTTCTTGTAAAATAAAAGTTAATGGAGTGAATGTGCATCCGGGCTATTCTAAAAATAAAATGAAGAATGCTATTTTATTTGCAATGGAATTTAACTCTATGCTTCCAGCAGAACAAAAGCCTCAGTATACAGAAAAGTATGAAGGTTTTTATCATCTATCATATATAGAAGGTACAGAAGAAAAAGCAGAGCTTGAATATATTATAAGAGATCATGATTTAGAGAAGTTCAATAATAAAAAAGAATTCATAAAAGATATTTGCAGTTTTTTAAATAAAAAATACGGCGAAAATACATTTATATGTGATATTAAAGATAGCTACTATAATATGAAAGAAAAAATACTTCCTCATATGCATTTAATTGATAATGCTAAAAAGGCTTTTAATGAATGCGGAATAAAAGAAAAAATAGTACCTATTAGAGGCGGTACTGATGGGGCTAGATTATCTTTTAGAGGATTGCCTTGTCCTAATTTATCAGCTGGAGGAGAAAATTTTCACAGCAGATTTGAATACATTCCTGTTCAGTCTTTAGAAAAAATGACAGAGGTTATATTAAAAATAGTAAGCATATATTCTAATTAAATTAAAAAATAATAAAGTGAGCGGGTATGTATTAAGTTTTTAAATTTACTTACATTTGCCTGCCCAAGATTTGTTTAATTTTTTGAGTATATACCTAAACAAATATACTTTGTCAAAAATAAATTTATATTTTCTTTTTTATATCTGGGGCTTTGCTGCGAAGCACACAGTCGTGCCAGCCCCCACTTCTTTTGCGACCGAGAAGTACTGTTAAGTATTGCCACAGGCGAAGCCCGCCTACGGCGAGAAGCTATATCTTCGACAAGCTTGGATACGCTTCGCGAAAGGCTACATATAGGATTTTATTTAAGAGGTTATCTTACATATAAGACAATTTTAGTATGATTTTGTACTAATTTTATACTTGCACTTTTTGGTTCTTTTTGCGGCGGGAAAAAGAACAACAAAAAATTGACAAACTCTAAAATTTTTAGTATACACCGCACGCAGAACTAAATTTAAAATATATATTTATTCATAAATACAAATTTTATTATATTATAAAATTTCACTTACCGTGCGTTAAATAGTACTGATTATAATACTATCAATTTTTTCAAAACTATATTATATTAGAATGCATTAAAAATATTAAAAGGAAGTATTTATATGGGACTTTATATTGTAATTAATATTATAATATTGTTGGCTCTAATTGGATTACTCTATTTTATGCAAAAGAAGCATATGAATTTCACAATTAGAGTATTATCAGCTTTAGTTTTAGGCTTGGCTTTAGGGTTCGTACTTAGAACAGTTTATGCCTCAAATATGGAAATAGTAAATCAAAGTATCGTTTGGTACAATGTAGTAGGTAACGGTTATGTGAGATTATTACAGATGTTAGTTATGCCTTTAATTTTTGTTTCTATAACTATGGCTCTTCTTAACATAAAAGGTAATAGTAACAATCTAGGCAAAATGACTATGATAATTATTGGCGTACTAATGATAACAACAGCAATATCTGCTTTAGTTGGATTTTTAACAGCTAAAGGATTTGGTTTAGATGCTTCAAAACTTCAGTCATTGGTAGGCGATATATCAAAAGGTGCTTCAAATTATGAGGGTAGATTGGAAGAATTTTCATCAAGACCAGTTCCTCAGCAATTATTAGATATCATACCTACAAATCCATTTGCAGCATTAGCCGGTATGGGAGGATCGCCTACACTTTCAGTTGTATTTTTTGCAGCTTTAGTGGGTTCTTCTGCATTGGGACTTAGAAAGAAAAAGCCTGAAGTTTTTGAATTTTTCCAAAAGATTATGCAGTCTTTGCATGATGTTGTTATGAAGATAGTAGCTTTCGTTATGAGATTAACTCCATTCGGTGTATTAGCTCTTATGGCAAAATTCATGGCTACAAGCGATTTGAATGCATTCGCTCAATTAGGTCAATTCCTTCTAGCCTCTTATATATCTATAATAATTATGCTTATAGTTCATAGTATAATACTTATGATATTTGGATATAATCCTATCAAATATTATACTAAAGCATTTACAGTTTTAACATTTGCTTTCTCATCAAGAACAAGTGCAGGTACTTTGCCTTTAACTGTTTCAGCTTTAAAAGATAAAATGGGGATATCTGAAGGAGTTTCAAATTTATCAGCTTCTCTTGCTGTAACAATAGGACAGAATGGATGTGCTGGTATTTATCCTGCTATGGTAGTTGCTATGATTGCACCTACTTTAGGAATTAATCCTCTTGAACCTGCATTCTTAATAAAGGCTGTTATAATAATTGCTATTGGAAGTTTCGGAATTGCCGGAGTTGGAGGAGGAGCTACAAATGCCGCTTTGATTACGCTTTCAGCTTTAGGTTTTCCTGTAGGTTTAGTAGCTATACTTTTAGGAATAGAGCCTCTTATTGATATGGGAAGAACCATGCTTAATGTTAATGATGGTATGGTTACTGCTGCTGTTACAGGAAAAATCTGCAAGGAAGTGGATATGGATAAATTCAATTCCAATGATAATACCAGTTCTAATGAAGCAGAAGCTATGTAATTAATTAAAATATTATAATAAAAGTTTTAGGTATTCCAAATAAATTGGGATACCTATTTTTATATTAGATAAAATTTATATATCTGATAACCGCACGGTGAACAAAGTTGAAAAACATAATGAAATTTGAATTATAATATAAATTTTTAGTTTTGCTAAAATGTGGGGGTATATTCGCAATAAATTTAAAAAAACTTGGGTGGGCAGCTAAAATAACATGTAATATTGAAAAAGAAAAATAATTTAAAAACTACAGAATAAATTAAAAAAACTAAAGGGTGGGCGAGTGTAATTAAGTTTTAAAACTTTATTTACATACCCCCCCTTTATTCTTTATCACTACAATCTGCAATTTTCAATTTATTTATACTTAAAGCTAATGAAGAAATTATAGCACCCACCCAAGTGCAGATTAGATTTTTAATTTAATACTACGCACGCTTTATCTATTTTTATATATAGCAAAATTTGAATACTAAATTAATTTATATTTTTTATTTAGTTTACCGTGCGTAAATTAAAACTCTATATTGTTATTAGCACAAAACTCTTCAGCAGTTTTTATATTTTCTTTTGCAAGTGAAGTAATACATTTTACTATTAATTTTTTATCATCTTTTTTAGCAAAGCTGTATGCATCAGAAAAATATTTGTAAGCCTCTTCATTAAAAATATTTTTCTTATTGTTCATTTTATCTAATTGTATATAAATGTACGCTATGCTGTTATTAGCTAGAGCATGTTTACTATTTAGTTTTAAAGCATATCTAAAACATAATAAAGCATTGTTATAATATTTATTTGCATTGTCATTATCTTTCATTGATAAATAAATATTAGCTAATTTTGTAGTAGTATAACCCATACTGTCATAAATTGAAGCATTGTTTAAATTGTCATTTATTTTTAAAGCTAAACCCTTTTCATAATATAATAAAGCATCATTAAGTAAATCTATAGCCCTTTGAGTGTTGCCATATTTAAATTCATTGTTGGAATATTTTGTCTTTGAAAATCCTATTCCATTATAAGCATTAGCATATTTAGGATCAATTTCTAAAGCCCTTATATAATCTTCAAAAGCTTCATTGTAAAGTTTTAATTCTACTTTGCTGAGCCCTCTGTTATAATAAGCATCAATAGAAGACTTATCAGCTTCAATAACTTTAGTGTAGCAGTCTATAGCTTTTTGATGCTCTTTCAAAGAATCATAACATATACCTATATTAAAATAAGCATCCATTATGGTATTATCAATCTCTATTACTTTATAAAAATCTTTTATAGCCTCATTGTATAATTCCATTTCAATTTCAGCTAAAGCCCTGTTATAATATGGATCAGGAGTATTCGGATTAAGTTCAATAACTCTAGCATAATATTTCAAAGCTGTTTCATATTCCTCTAAAGCATCATAAGATAAAGCTAAATGATAATTAGCATATACACTTTCATTATCAAGCTCTATAACTTTTTTGAAATCTTTAATAGCTAATTCATAATTAGAACTTCTATAATGTACAAGCCCTCTTTCATTATAGGCATTAATATATTGCGGGTCTAATTCTATGGCTTTGTTTATATATTTTAAAGCTTCATCTAATTCATTTAAATATGAATTAGTAAGCCCTCTATAATAATAAAATTCAGCATCTTCACTGTATAATGAAATAGCCTTATCAAAATCTTCTATAGCTTCTTTATATAAATGCATCCTGCCTTTTAGTAACGCTCTATTATTATATAAATATGCATCATTTTGTTCTAGTTCTATAGCTTTATTATAATCCTCTAATGCCTCATCATACATCTGCATTTCATTTTTTATAAGACCTCTATTATTGTATGAATAAGTATCTTCAGGATTTAATTCTATAGCTTTATTATAATCTGCTAAAGCATCTTCATATAGTTCTAAAGATTCTTCAGCTAATGCTCTGTTATAATATGAATAGTATATATCATCATTTATTTCTATTATTTTTGTATAATAATTAATAGATTCTTTATAATTTCCTAACTTGTATTCAAGAAGTCCCATATCATTATATATGCTGATAATATTATCTTCATCGGCGTATTCTAATGCTTTTTTATAATCGTCCATAGCCTCTTTATATAACTCTAAGCTGTTTTTAGTAAGCCCCCTGAAATAATAGGCATTAGAATAATTGCCGTCTAATTCAATGGCTTTATCAAAGTCATTAATGGCATCTTCATATAGACCTAAGAAAAATTCTGTTAAACCCTTAGAATAATATGAATCGCTGTCATCATCTCTTAATTGTATAACTTTATTAAAGTCGGATAATGCCTCTTCATACATATTAAGATATCTTTTAGAATGTCCTCTGTAATAGTATGCATCATCAATTTCATCATCTAATAATAAAGATATATCAAAGTTTTTTATAGCTTCCTCATATCTTCCCAAATAAAAATATCCTAATCCTATATAGTATATAGCTTCAGCATCATCTTCATTAAACTCTAAAACTTTTTTGAAATCTTTTATTCCTTCTTCATATTGTCCTAAATATGATTTTGAATGTCCTCTGTTGTAGTAGGCATTAGATTTATCTGGAGACAACTCTATTACTTTGTCAAAATTTTTAATAGCTTCCTCGTAGTTTTTTAAATTAAAATATGATAGTCCTCTATTATAGTAAGTATCCACTAAAATATTATGAGTAGTATTTATATCTTCATCTTTTATATTTTTTCCTTCTTCATCATCTTCATTATCATAAGAATCGCTGTATATAATAAATTCGCTGTCTGAATATGCAATAATATCTCTATTATATATATATATAACTTCATCTAAATATTCTATTGCTTTTTTATAATCTTTTCCTATAAAAGCTTCATTTCCTAAATCAAATAATCTTTCTATCTTCTTTTTATCATCCATATTCATTTATCATTACTCCAATAATAGACTATTCTTATAATTATATACAAAAATATAATAATTACTATATATAATAGTTAATATTATTCATATGAATAGTTAGTATTATTCATTGATTTATTTTTATTTTTATAATAAATTTTGACAAACGTATATTTTTAAATATAATATAATATTGTTCTAATATTTACTAATATATTTTTTTAAAATTAAAAAAGTTTAATATCAATGAAGGAGGGTATATGGCTAAAGGTAGAGTTACTATTGATAGAGAACAATGTAAAGGATGTTCTAACTGCATATCTGTTTGTCCAACTAAGATACTGTATTTAGATAAAGAAAATATGAATTCTTGGGGGTATTATCCTGCAGCTATTACTGATATGGAAAAATGTATAGGCTGTGCTAATTGTGCTATGATGTGTCCGGATATATGTATAACAGTTGAAAGGTTAGATAAGGAGGAGGGTAAATAATGGCTAGAACATTAATGAAAGGAAATGAAGCTATGGCTAGTGCGGCTATTGCTGCAGGATGTAAATGTTTTTTTGGGTATCCTATTACTCCGCAGAATGAGATACCTGAATTTATGTCAAAAGCTATGTATGAATCAGGCGGATCATTTGTGCAGGCAGAAAGTGAGGTTGCTGCTATTAATATGGTTTATGGTGCGGGAGGAGCTGGGGTAAGAGCTATGACTTCTTCTTCTTCTCCAGGTATAGCTTTAAAACAGGAAGGTGTATCATATCTTGCCGGTGCGGAAGTTCCTGCTGTTATACTTAATGTTATGAGAGGAGGTCCTGGACTTGGAAGTATACAGCCTTCACAAAGCGATTATAATATGATGACTAAAGGCGGCGGAGATGGGGATTATAATTGTCCTGTTTTAGCACCTGCGAATTTACAGGAAGCTGCTGATATGATAATGGAGGCTTTTGATATAGCCGATCATTACAGAACTCCTGTTTATGTTGCTGCTGACGGTTTTATAGGGCAGATGATGGAGCCTGTAGATATAGTATATAAGCCAAAGTATGAGATAAAAGAAAAGACTTGGGCTGCATGCGGAAAAAGAGGAAAAAGAGAAAAAAATAATATAATTAACTCTCTTTATTTAGAGCCTGAATTATTATATGAACATAATCTTCATTTGCAGAAAAAATACGATGAAATAAAAGAAAAAGAAGCAAGAGCAGAGAAATACCATACAGATGATGCTGAATTAATATTTGTTTCTTATGGTACTATGTCAAGAATAGTAAGAGGTGTTGTTGATAAATTTAGAGAAGAAGGCAAGAAGGTTGGTATGATTAGACCTCAAACTTTATGGCCTTTTCCTGTTAAAGCATTTGATAATCCTAATTGCAAAATGTATATAAGTATTGAACTGAGCATGGGACAAATGGTTGATGATGTAAAACTCGCAGTGGAATGTAAAGTTCCTGTTAAATTCTATGGAAAGGCTGGCGGTTTGGTACCTACTTCTTATGAAATAATAGATAATGTGAGAGTTTTAGCAGGAGGTTTATTATGACAGTATTTGAAAAATCAAAAGGATTAACAGATGCCAGGACACATTATTGTCCTGGATGTATGCATGGTACTTCTCAAAGAATAATAGCTGAATGTTTAGAAGAACTTAATGTACTTGACAGAACCGTAGGAATAGCTTCAGTAGGTTGTTCAGTACTAGCTTATAAATATTTTAATTGCGATATGCAGCAGGCAGCGCATGGAAGAGCTCCGGCTGTTGCTACAGGTATAAAAAGAGCCATTCATGACAGCGTTGTATTTACACTTCAAGGTGATGGAGATTTAGCTGCAATAGGTACTGCCGAGATAGTACATGCCGCTGCAAGAGGAGAAAATATTACAGTAATATTTTTGAATAATGCAATTTACGGTATGACAGGCGGACAGATGGCTCCTACAACTTTGGAAGGACAAAGAACAACTACTACACAAGCCGGAAGAGATTTCCACAGAGCAGGCAAACCTATAAGAGTATGCGAAATGCTTGCTACTTTGGAAGGAGCTACTTTTGTTGAGAGAGTTGCTTTAGACAGTCCTGCAAATATTAGAAAGGCTAAAGTTGCTGTTAAAAAGGCTTTTGAAAATCAGATTGCAGGAAAAGGATTTTCTATAGTAGAAATGCTTACAAGCTGTACTACTAACTGGGGAATAGCACCAACTGAATCTCATAAATGGATAAGAGAATATATGATACCTCATTATCCTCTTGGTAATTTTAGAAATGACGGTTAAAAAAGGAGGGAATATATGAGTACAGAAAGAATTATTTTTGCAGGCTTCGGCGGACAGGGTGTTATGTCTATGGGACAGATGATAGCCTATGCCGGAATGATAGAAAATAAGCATGTTACTTGGTGTCCTTCTTATGGCCCTGAGATGAGAGGAGGTACTGCTAATTGTTCAGTAGTTGTAAGTGATGAACTTGTAGGCTCTCCTATGATTTCTCATGATGCCAGTGCGGCAGTTATTATGAATCTTCCTTCTCTTACCAAATTTGAAAAAGATGTTCTTCCTAATGGAATACTTTTAATAAATTCATCTTTGATAGATAAAAAGGCTTCAAGAGATGATATAAAAGTTGCTTATGTTGAAGCAAATAAAATTGCAGGCGATATAGGCAATCCTAAATCTGCTAATATGGTTATGCTTGGTGCTTTGCTTACACTTCATAATATAGTATCATTTGACAGTGTGCAGCAGGCATTTTTGAAGGTATTCGGAGAGCGTAAGAAAGATTTTCTTCCGTCCAATGAAAAGGCTCTTAATGCTGGACGCGATGCAGTTAAAGATTTAGTATCTTAATGTAATATAGTTATTTAATAAATAAAAAAGCTTGAGATAAAAAATTACGAGTGCCTGCTATTTGAAAAATGGCAGGCTCTTTTTACGAGTAATTTTTTATATATAAATAAAAAAGGCTCTTAATGCCGGACGCGATGCCGTTAAAGATTTAGTATCTTAATGAATATAGTTATTTAATAAATAAAAAAAGCTTGAGATAAAAAATTACGAGTGCCTGCTATTTGAAAAATGGCAGGCTCTTTTTACGAGTAATTTTTTATTTATAAATAAAGTTTTTAGCGAAAATTTTTTTATATATAAATAAAAAAGGCATTAAATGCCGGACGCGATGCCGTTAAAGATTTAGTATCTTAATGTAATATAGTTATTTAATAAATAAAAAAGCTTGAGATAAAAAATTACGAGTGCCTGCTATTTGAAAAATGGCAGGCTCTTTTTACGAGTAATTTTTTATTTATAAATAAAAGGTTCTTTTAATGGGTAGTTTTTTATTTATTTTTTATATCAACTTTTTTGGCTTTGCCAAAGTTGCAAAAAAGACATATAAATATTTTAACATAAACTAATGTTATTATAAATTTATTTGATTCTACTTAATGACATTTTATTTTTTATAAAAGTCTTATATTTTCAAAAATGGCACTAGTAATGAATATTTTCTTAATTTACTTTTATATATTTATTTGTTATAATTTGTTTATGAGAAATATTAACAGAATGAACGATTACTTTGTGCGTTACCTTCTAGGCTCTCTTGGAAATGAAGATATATTAGAAAATATAGTAAATTGTGTACTTAGAGATTCAAAATTTGATTAAGTACATGATTTAGAAATTATAAATCCTCATAATTTGCCTGAAAATATTAATCTCAAAGAATCTGTTCTTGATGTGAAAGCTAAAACAAAAGACAATAAAAAATAATTATAGAGATACAATTATCTGGAAATATTGATTTTGTAAAAAGGATATTTTATTATATATCAAAAAATGTGGTAAGTGAAATTAATGAAAACGAACCTTATGATATTATTAGTCAGATTATAAGTATTAATTTTGTGAACTTTAATATGGATTTTTATGATGAAGGTAAAGCCCATAGATGTTTTAAATTAATAGATACTGAGAATCATAGTGTGTCATTAGATATGATGCAGATGCATATAATAGAAGTACCAAGATTTATAAAAATATTAAATAATGCCAATACGGATGATATTAAGAAAAATAAAATATTATCTTGGATAGAGTTTTTTACAGTTAAAGATTTAGATAAAGTAAAAGATAAATTAAAGGAGGTTAATGATATTATGCCTAAAGTAATAGATAAATATGAGAGATTTATATCAAGTAAAGAAGAAATGGAAGTTTATAACGCCAGAGATGCTTTTTTATATGGTCAAACTATAATGTTAAAAAGAGAGAGAGATGAAGGTATAAGAGAAGGTATAGAACAAGGTAAAAAAGAACAGCAAATATCCATAGCTAAAAAATTAAAAGAATCAGGAATAGATATAAAAATAATAAGTGAAAATACAGATTTGAGCATAGAAGAAATAAAAAAATTATGAGCGTCTAGTAAATTTATTTACTAGACACTGTGGGCGAATAATTTTTTATGTGTAAATATAGAAATAAAAAAATTATGAGCGTCTAGTAAATTCGCATAATGCTTACAGAGTCATTTACTAAACTCCAGAAGCGAATAAGTTTTTTATAAAGTATATAATAAATAGAAAAACTATAATAAAATATATTAGTTGAAAAAATATATAATATTATTATATTATAAAAAGAGTTAATTTTATATAAAGAGGTGAGCAATATTATGAAGAAAATTTTATTAATAACTTCAATGTTAATAATAACTATCAGTACAAATCTTATGGCTAAAAGCGGTTTCGGAGTTGATTTGAGTGTACCTTTAGGAGCTGGTATTGGTTTTTTTTATGAAGATGGAAAAGAAAATAAAACATTGAAGCCGGATGGAGGATTTGAATTCGGAGTATATTTAAAACCTAATTATTATTTTGATTTAAGTATTTTATCTTTAGGTATAGCATTGGATATTGGATATCAAAGAGATGTATTCGCTTATAAATCAGATATTAATAAAGGTAATTTGACATTTGATAGCTTGAGTGTAGGTTTAATGCCTAAAATTGATATATTATTCTTATCTATTGGTGTAGGTGCTGGAGTAAAATTTCCTCTTGGTGGAAGCAGTTATTCTAAAGAAAATAGCGGAGGAGAGCATGTTGAAAAATATGATTTAAAACAGCTTCAAAATAATTTTAAGAATTTATACATACCATATCTTAAAGCAAGTTTAGATTTTCTTTTATTATATAATTTTACTTTGGGTATTTATATGTCTTATGATTTTCCTGTTATGGAATATAAAGAAGTTTCTCCAAAAGTAACATTCGGAGGATTTGATATAGGCGGACAAATAGGTATAAGATTCTAATAATTTTATTAAATATAAAAACCATGCAGAATTTCTGACATGGTTTTTATATTATTTATTACTTTTTTATCATTATTATTAATCTATAATAGCATAGGCTCTAACTGGAGAACCTTCGCTTCCTATGATTTTTAAAGGTGCGGCACTGAAAAAGAATTTTTTATGAGATACCTTTTCTAAATTTATCAGATTTTCTACAATACATATATCATTAGAAAATAAAATATCATGTATAAAGTTATTATTTGAAATTGAATCAACTGAAGGAGTATCTATTCCTATAGTTTTTATTTTTAAATCTATAAGCTTATATGCAAAACTTTCACTCAAATATGGAAAATTTTTATAATGTTTTTCTGTATTAATATTCTTATGCCAATATGTATTAATAAGAAGTATACTGCATTCTTTTATTATGTCAAAATTGAAATTATCATCAAAATTTATTTTATTATCATTATCAGGCATTATATCAATACAATAAGCATTTCCAACAAAATA
It contains:
- a CDS encoding tetratricopeptide repeat protein; this translates as MNMDDKKKIERLFDLGNEAFIGKDYKKAIEYLDEVIYIYNRDIIAYSDSEFIIYSDSYDNEDDEEGKNIKDEDINTTHNILVDTYYNRGLSYFNLKNYEEAIKNFDKVIELSPDKSNAYYNRGHSKSYLGQYEEGIKDFKKVLEFNEDDAEAIYYIGLGYFYLGRYEEAIKNFDISLLLDDEIDDAYYYRGHSKRYLNMYEEALSDFNKVIQLRDDDSDSYYSKGLTEFFLGLYEDAINDFDKAIELDGNYSNAYYFRGLTKNSLELYKEAMDDYKKALEYADEDNIISIYNDMGLLEYKLGNYKESINYYTKIIEINDDIYYSYYNRALAEESLELYEDALADYNKAIELNPEDTYSYNNRGLIKNEMQMYDEALEDYNKAIELEQNDAYLYNNRALLKGRMHLYKEAIEDFDKAISLYSEDAEFYYYRGLTNSYLNELDEALKYINKAIELDPQYINAYNERGLVHYRSSNYELAIKDFKKVIELDNESVYANYHLALSYDALEEYETALKYYARVIELNPNTPDPYYNRALAEIEMELYNEAIKDFYKVIEIDNTIMDAYFNIGICYDSLKEHQKAIDCYTKVIEADKSSIDAYYNRGLSKVELKLYNEAFEDYIRALEIDPKYANAYNGIGFSKTKYSNNEFKYGNTQRAIDLLNDALLYYEKGLALKINDNLNNASIYDSMGYTTTKLANIYLSMKDNDNANKYYNNALLCFRYALKLNSKHALANNSIAYIYIQLDKMNNKKNIFNEEAYKYFSDAYSFAKKDDKKLIVKCITSLAKENIKTAEEFCANNNIEF
- a CDS encoding 4Fe-4S dicluster domain-containing protein; the encoded protein is MAKGRVTIDREQCKGCSNCISVCPTKILYLDKENMNSWGYYPAAITDMEKCIGCANCAMMCPDICITVERLDKEEGK
- the vorB gene encoding 3-methyl-2-oxobutanoate dehydrogenase subunit VorB; amino-acid sequence: MARTLMKGNEAMASAAIAAGCKCFFGYPITPQNEIPEFMSKAMYESGGSFVQAESEVAAINMVYGAGGAGVRAMTSSSSPGIALKQEGVSYLAGAEVPAVILNVMRGGPGLGSIQPSQSDYNMMTKGGGDGDYNCPVLAPANLQEAADMIMEAFDIADHYRTPVYVAADGFIGQMMEPVDIVYKPKYEIKEKTWAACGKRGKREKNNIINSLYLEPELLYEHNLHLQKKYDEIKEKEARAEKYHTDDAELIFVSYGTMSRIVRGVVDKFREEGKKVGMIRPQTLWPFPVKAFDNPNCKMYISIELSMGQMVDDVKLAVECKVPVKFYGKAGGLVPTSYEIIDNVRVLAGGLL
- a CDS encoding thiamine pyrophosphate-dependent enzyme; its protein translation is MTVFEKSKGLTDARTHYCPGCMHGTSQRIIAECLEELNVLDRTVGIASVGCSVLAYKYFNCDMQQAAHGRAPAVATGIKRAIHDSVVFTLQGDGDLAAIGTAEIVHAAARGENITVIFLNNAIYGMTGGQMAPTTLEGQRTTTTQAGRDFHRAGKPIRVCEMLATLEGATFVERVALDSPANIRKAKVAVKKAFENQIAGKGFSIVEMLTSCTTNWGIAPTESHKWIREYMIPHYPLGNFRNDG
- a CDS encoding 2-oxoacid:acceptor oxidoreductase family protein encodes the protein MSTERIIFAGFGGQGVMSMGQMIAYAGMIENKHVTWCPSYGPEMRGGTANCSVVVSDELVGSPMISHDASAAVIMNLPSLTKFEKDVLPNGILLINSSLIDKKASRDDIKVAYVEANKIAGDIGNPKSANMVMLGALLTLHNIVSFDSVQQAFLKVFGERKKDFLPSNEKALNAGRDAVKDLVS
- a CDS encoding cyclase family protein — translated: MIIDLSAEIYNNMPHYPDDIDVKVSAENYEYFNITNISMCVHTATHIDTPLHCIKGKDSAASIDLNYFVGNAYCIDIMPDNDNKINFDDNFNFDIIKECSILLINTYWHKNINTEKHYKNFPYLSESFAYKLIDLKIKTIGIDTPSVDSISNNNFIHDILFSNDICIVENLINLEKVSHKKFFFSAAPLKIIGSEGSPVRAYAIID